GCGGCGAGTCGGTGAAGGCGCTGGTGGTGCTCAAGCCGCAGCAGCGGGGCCGCATCGGCGAAGAGGAGATCGTCGCCTGGTGCCGCGAGCGCATGGCCGTCTACAAGGCGCCGCGCGTGGTCGAGTTCCTCGACAGCCTGCCGAAGTCCGGCACCGGAAAGATTCTTTGGCGCGAGCTGCAGGAAGCCCATCGCGCCGCTGCGCCCCAGGAGCCAACTTGATGAACAATTTCACCGCACTGCGCTGCGAGCGACACGGCAGCACCGCGCTGTTGACGCTCGACACGCCCGCGAATCGCAACGCCTTCACCCCCGCCATGCGCGACGACCTCGCACGCGCCATTGCAGAGGTGCGTGCCGACACCGAGGTGCGCACCCTGGTGCTCGCCGGTGCGGGCGGCCAGTTCTGCTCGGGCGGCGACCTGCGCGGCATTGCCGATGCGAAGCTCGACAACGCCGGCTGGCGCGAGCGCATGCAGGCCACGCAGCGCTGGTTCAGCGAACTGATCCTGCTCGACAAGCCCGTGATCGCGGCGGTCGATGGCGCCGCCTATGGCGCGGGTTTCAGCCTGGCGCTCGCGGCCGACTTCGTGCTCGCGAGCCCGCGCGCGCGCTTCTGCATGTCCTTCCTGAAGCTGGGCCTGGTGCCGGACTGCGGCGCCTTCTACACCCTGCCGCGCGTGGTGGGCGCCCAGCGAGCGCGCGAGCTGATGCTGTCGGCGCGCGAGGTCGGCGCCGCCGAGGCGCTCGAACTCGGCATCGCCATGGAGCTGCACGAACCCGGGCAACTGCTGCCGCGCGCGCTGGCGCTGGCCCAGAGCTTCGCCGGCGCCTCGCCGCTGGCGGTGAGCCTGGTGAAGCGTGCCACCGGCGATGCGGGCGCGCTGGCCGCGCTGCTCGACACCGAGGCGAACGTGCAGGCGCTGGCCTTCGGCAGTGCCGAGCACCGCGAGGCGGTGAACCGTTTCCTGGACAAGAAGCCGTTGTCGTTTCTGTGGCCGGCCAACAAGGAGCAAGCCCAATGAACGACAACAGCATCGGCGTGCAGGCCTTCCACCAGCGCGAACTCGACGCCGGCCGCTTCCTGCTCCAGCGCTGCGGCGACTGCGGCCGCCACGTCTACTACCCGCGCGAATGCTGCCCGCACTGCGGCGGCACGGCACTCGAATGGAAGACGCCCGGCGGGCTCGGCACCGTGCATGCCGTGACGACCGTGCGGCGCAAGCCGGCCGATGGCGGCGACCTCAACGTGAGCCTGGTCGATCTCGACGAAGGCGTGCGGCTCATGACCCGCATCGAGAATCTCGCGCCCGAAGCGGTGCGCATCGGCCTGCGCGTCCAGGCGCGGGTGCAGGTGAAGGACGGCCGGGGACTGGTGCTGTTCGACGCCATCGAAGGAGCCGCTGCATGAGCGCCGGACTCAAAGCCCTGCGCGGCAGCGCTGCGATCTCCGGCGTCGCCACCTTCGGCTGCGGCGAGACACCGGGCTTCACCGACATGGAATTGCTGGCGCACGCAGCCCGCGCGGCCGTGGCGGACGCAGGCCTCGACATGCGCGACATCGACGGGCTGTGCACGGCCAGCGCCTCGGCCGCGATGTGGGCCCTGCCGGTGGTCGAGTACCTGGGCCTCGATCCGCGCTACATCGACGGCACCATGCTGGGCGGCAGCAGCTTCATCGCGCACCTGCTGCCCGCGATGCAGGCCATACGTTGCGGCCAGTGCAGCGCGGTGCTCGTCTGCTACGGCAGCGCGCAGCGCAGCGCCGCCTTCGGCCGGCGCGAGATCGTGGCGGCGCGCCGCTTTCTCGACCCGCAGCCCTACGAACATCCCTACGAGCCGATGCTGCCGGTGTCGGCCTACGCGCTGGCGGCGTCGCGCCACATGCACGAATTCGGCACCACGCGCGAGCAGCTCGCCGACGTGGCGGTGGCGGCGCGCGCCTGGGCCGCGCTCAACCCGGAGGCCTTCATGCGCGAGCCGCTCACGCGCGGGGAGGTGCTGGGCGCCCGCATGGTGTCGGACCCGCTGACCGTGCGCGACTGCTGCCTGGTCACCGACGGGGCCGGCGCCTGCGTGCTGGTGAGCGCCGAGCGCGCGAGGGACCTGCCCAAGCAGCCGGTCTACGTGCTGGGCAATGCCACGGCGGTGTGGAACCGGCAGATCTCCTCGATGGCGGACCTCACCGTCACGGCGGCAAGCCAGTCGGGCCGCGAGGCCTTCGCGATGGCCGGGCTTGCGCCCAAGGACATGGATGTGGTGCAGCTCTACGACGCCTTCACCATCAACACGCTGCTGTTTCTCGAAGACCTGGGCTTCTGTCCCAAGGGCGAGGGCGGCCGCTTCGTGGCCGACGGCGCCATCGCGCCGGGCGGGCGGCTTGCGGTCAACACCAACGGCGGCGGGCTGTCGTGCGTGCATCCCGGCATGTACGGCATCTTCGCGCTCATCGAGGCCGTGCGGCAGCTGCGCGGCGAATGCGGCGAGCGGCAGGTGAAGAACGCGCACACCGCGCTCGCGCATGGCAATGGCGGCACGCTGTCGAGCCAGGCCACCGCGATCCTGGGTACGGCCGAAGCGCTGCGTTGAGCCGAGTCGAGTTATTCCAACCCCGAAGAGGAGACAAGCCCATGAAGACATCGTCGATGCCGCTACGCAGGCTCTGCATGGCCACAGGCCTCGCGCTTCTGCTCGCCACGCCGGCGCTGGCGCAAACGCCCGCGCAGCCCGCCTATCCGAGCCAGCCGCTCAAGCTGATCGTGCCCTACCCCGCCGGCGGCGCCACCGACACGCTGGCGCGCACCATCGGCCAGAAGCTGCAGGAAGCCTGGGGACAGCCTGCGATGGTGGAGAACCGCCCCGGCGCCGGCGGCACCATCGGCAACGGTTTCGTCGCCAAGGCACCGGCCGACGGCCACACCGTGCTGATCGCCATCACCGCGCTGATCCAGCAGCCGCCGCTCATGGACAAGCTCGCCTACGATCCGCTGAAGGACCTCGCACCCGTCACGATGATCGCGCGCAGCCCCAGCATGCTGGCCGTGCCGCTGGACTCGCCCGCGAAGAACCTCAAGGACTTCATCGCGATGGTGAAGCAGAGCCCCGGCAAGTACAACTTCGGCAGCTACGGCGCCGGCACCTCGTCGCACATCCAGGGCGCGCTCCTGAACATGCAGGCCGGCATCGACCTGGTGCACGTGCCCTTCCAGGGCGCTGCGCCGCTGGTCACCAACCTGGTGGGCGGCCAGCTCGCCTCGGCCTTCATCGACAGCGCCACCGCGCGGCCGCATCTCAAGTCGATGCGCCCGCTAGCGGTGACCGGCACGCAGCGCATGCCCGGCCTGCCCGAGGTACCCACCTTCGCCGAGCTGGGCTACCACTCCTTCGACCCGTACGGCTGGTTCGGCGTGTTCCTGCCCGCCGCCACGCCCGCGCCGCTGGTGCAGAAGCTCTCCGACGAGATCGACCGCATCGTGCACCTGCCCGAGGTCAGCGCCAAGATCGAGGCGCTGGGCCTGCAGGTGGGCGGCGGCAAGCCCGAAGCATTCCAGAAGCTGGTGCGCGCGGATGCCGCCATCTACGCCAGGATCATCAAGGACGCGAACATCCGCCTGGCGCAGTGAGCGCGAGCCGTTGCAGCGCGGCGCGAGGTGGCGCAAGATGCCACATGGCAGCCTCGACGCAGGCTTGAGATTCGCCGCTCCGTCGTGGCGCTCGTCGCCGTTCGCCGCCATGCGGCTGGTTCGGGACGGCGAGGTCCCTTTCGTTCGCTGGGCAACGCCAACAGGTACTGGAGGATTTCTATGCCGAATCGGATCAACGAAGCCATCCAGACGCATTACGGCCGCCCGGATGTGGGAAGCGTCATCCTGGCGGCCCTGGAAAAGGCGGGCAAAGACCTGGACCGCCTCACGCCGGAAGACTTGGCACCTGTCGACGAGTTTCATATCCGGGGCCGGGCAGCGACGCTTGAGCTTGCCCGGGCCGCGGGTCTCGATGCGAACAAGCGTGTGCTCGATGTCGGCAGCGGTGTTGGCGGCACTTCGCGCTGTCTTGCAAGGGAATTCGGTTGCCACGTCACTGGCATTGACCTCACGGACGAATACTGCCGTGCCGCTGCAATGCTCTCTGCCAGGGTCGGCCTCGCGGACCTGGTCGACTATCGCCAGGGTGATGCCACCAACCTGCCGTTCGACGACGGCGTGTTCGACGTCGTCTGGACGGAGCACGTGGCCATGAACATTCCAGACAAGCTCCGGCTGTACGAGGAGATGCACCGGGTTCTGAAGCCGGGCGGCACGCTCGCCATCTACGACGTGTTGGCCGGCCCTTCTGGACCGGTCCTGTTTCCCGTCCCTTGGGCGCGCACGCCGGATACGAGCTTCCTCGTGCAGCCGGACGAGTTGCGCAGGCTTCTCGAGAACGCGGGATTCACGATTTCTGACTGGATGGACACGACCGAGGCCGCGCGCACGTGGTTTGTCTCCCTGGTCGAGAAGATCCGCAAGGAAGGCTTTCCGCCCCTTGGATTCCATCTGCTTCTGGGGGCTGACTTTCAGGCGATGGCACAAAACCAAGGGCGAAATCTCCAGGAAGGGCGGATTGTTCTTGGACAAGTTGTCGCAAGGAAATAGGCGGCGCCCAACAATGGCGTGCAGCCGCCCGGCATCCGACATACCGTCATGGCCTGGCCGGACCACTGCGAGCTGATCGAGATCGTGCCGCCTGCGGAACACGAGACGGTCAACGACGCGTGAATGCAGCCGCTGCGGCTACGCCGATGCCGTGCCCTTGACGGCCCAGGCCAGCGCCGCGTAGGAGCGAGGGCCATCGGCTTCGCCGTCGAGATAGGCCGCCTCGACGGCATCGCGCAGCCGTGAGCGCGCGGCCGCGTCGAGCGTGGCGACGTACTCCGCGCCGGGACCGTCTTTGCCCTCGAAGGGTGCCCAGTAATCCGCGAACGAGGCGAACTCCATCCGGATGGCGAGCGTCGTTTCTTCCACGCCCTTGAACCCGGCGTCGCGCCAGGCCCGCGCCAGTTCGCCGGGCCGCGTCAGGGGCCGCGTGTAGTTGCGGGCGCGGCGCGCCCCGGCCTCCGGGTCGAGCACGGCGGCAGTGTCGAAGAACATGCGGTTGGCGATCCAGCCGCCGCGCGCGTCCCACACCGCCGCACCGATCACCGCGCCGGGCCTGGCGACGCGGCGCATCTCGGCAATGGCCTTGCCCGGCTCCGGCACGAAGTGCAGCACCAGCAGCGAGAGCACGCGGTCGAAGCTTTGCGCCGGGTACGGCAGCGCGCAGGCGTCGGCCACCTCGAAGACGATGCGCGCATCCTCGTTGTGGCGCCGGGCCTGTTCGACGTAGGGCAGCGCGATGTCCACGCCCCGCATTTCGCCGGCGCCGGTGCGTCGGGCCACGGCGAAAGTCAGGTGGCCGGTGCCGCAGCCGACATCGAGGATGCGGTCGCCGTCCGCTGTGCCGACGAAGTCGAGAAAAGGCAGCGCGAGGAGTCGGCTCCAGCGGCCCATCAGCCGTTCATAGCCATCGCCGTCGGCGGCGACGAAGGTCGAGGACGTGGTGCTCATGGCAATTCCTCCGCACGGCCGGGCGCATGGAAGGGTGCCGCGCAGGCACATGCTATGCCTCGGCCGATGGCGGCGTCAACGCCGGCGCGCCTGCCGGTTTTCGGGCCGGCCGGAGTTCATGCTTCCTGGGAGCGCGTCGGCTACAACCCTTGTCGTGGCGCTTTTTGCAGCAGTTCCGCAAGCTGCGCCTTCCACCACGCTGCCTGACCTGTGGTTCCGTGCCCGGTGGTCCGGTCGCTGGCCGGAATCAGGTAGTAGCGGCCATTTTTCACGCGCTTCATTTCACGTTCCATGATGCCGGTCTCGGGCGGGTTGCGCTCGTCGTCAGCCGCGTTGATGGCGAGCACGGCAGCCTGAATGCGCTCCAGCCCGGGGGACGGGTTGTAGTCGGCGGACGCCTCCCATTGGTAGAGGATGTCGTTTGCATCCGCGGTGAAGGGCGCACCCAGTCGCGCCTCCAGCAGCTTGTCGGCCTGGGCGCGCGTCGGCGCGGCCTTGTACATCGCCAGGTTGCCGCCGTTGGTGGCGGTGGCGAAGAACACGGAGGCCAGCTGGGCGCTGCGGGGCTGGGTGGCGTAGTTGCCGTTGTTCCACTCCGGATCCCTGCGGATGGACTCGGTCAGCAGCCGGCGCATCATCCAGTTGCGGCTGGCCATCTCGGTGGGCTGGCACGCCATCGGCACCAGCGCGTCCATGGCGCCAGGGTGCTTCACGCCCCACATCCAGGCGTGCATGCCCCCCATGGAGTTGCCGATGATCGCGCGCAGGTGCTTGACGCCGAGGTGTTCGGTGACGAGCCGGTACTGCGCGTCCACCATGTCGTCGTAGTTGTAGCGGGGAAAGTTGGCGCGCAGGCCATCGGAGGGGCGGGCCGACTTGCCTGTTCCCAGACCGTCGGGAATGATGATGTAGTAGCGGGTGGCATCCAGCGGCTGGCCCACGCCGAACAGCTCGCCGGCAAAGGCGGGCGTCAGCATGCTTGCCGCCGAGCCGGCGGTTCCATGCAGGATCAACACCGGCTCGCCACCGGGCGCGCCAATGGTCACGTAGTTCAGGCGCAGTTCCGGCATGACCTGGCCGGTATGAAAGCGAAAGTCCTTGGCGATCCAGCTGCCCTCCTTGGGCGCCGGGTAATCGGCGGCCCGGCTCGTCAAGGCGAGCATCGCCAGGCAGGAGTACAAAGCGGCTCGCAAAGCGAACCGGTTGAAGTGTGGAACAGCGGGCATGCAGTCTCCTATGGTTTGAGCACAATTTACCGCGAATGCCACATTTGCCGCACCATGGACTCTCTTCTGGACACTCACCATGACCATCACCATCACCGCTTTTGAACGCTCGCCCGACGGCGGCAAGGGCCTGGCGCGCGACACGCGCGTGCGCTGGGCATTGGAGGAAGCCGGCCTGCCCTACGAGGTGCGCCTGGTGTCCTTCCGCGCGATGAAGGAGGCCGCGCATCTGGCGCTGAATCCCTTCGGCCAGATCCCCACCTACGAGGAGGGCGAGCTCGCGCTGTTCGAGACCGGTGCCATCGTGCTGCACATTGCCGAGCGCCGCCCGGGCCTGTTCCCGGCCGATGCCAACGCAAGGGCGCGCGCCATCGCGTGGATGTTCGCGGCGGTCAATACGATCGAGCCGCCCATCCTCGAACTCGTCACGGTCAAGCTGACGGAAGGCGACAAGCCCTGGAAGGCCGAGCGCATGCCCCTCGTGGAGGACCGGGTGCGCGCCCGGCTGAACCAACTGGCCGCCCGCCTCGGCGAGGCCGACTGGCTGGACGGCGGCTTCAGTGCGGGCGACCTGCTGATGGTGTCGGTGCTGCTGCGGCTTCGGCCCTCCGGCCTGCTGGACGAGTTTCCCAGCCTGGCCGCCTATGTCGCGCGCGGTGAAGCGCGGCCGGCCTACCAGCGGGCGTTTGCCGCTCAGCTGGCGATCAACGCCGCTCCCGCTCCATAGCAGACATTCCCGGAGACCGCGTGGATGAGCGCTTCGCATGGGGACAGCAGTTTTCGCCCCGCGGCCCACGCCACCGAACGTCTGTGTCTGTATTCGCCGCTGCACTACCCATGACAAAGCGCCCAGGCAGAAATGGGACAAAGCGCCCATGCGCGGTTCAGAGCCGATCGCTACCGTGGTGCCATGTCTACTTCGACATGAACGCCAAGCCCGGGAGCCAGCCAATGAAGAATCGCATGAACTCACATGCCGCTCTGACGGCTCACCTGCTTCGCCGCGTCGCGCGCACCAGCGCCGTGTTGACCGTCCTTCTGTCCTCCGCCCTGGCAGGGGCGCAAACAGGCAGCAGCCAGAAGGCGAACAAGGACGAGATTCAGCGCGGCCGCTACCTGGTGATGATCGCGGGCTGCAATGATTGCCACACGCCCGGCTACGCCGCGAAGAACGGTGAGGTCGATGAGAAGCTGTGGTTGACTGGCGACGCCCTGGGCTGGTCCGGCCCGTGGGGCACTACGTATGCGGTCAATCTGCGCTTGCTCATGGCTGACATGAGCAAGCAGCAGTGGGTGAAGCATGCGCGCACCATGACACCCCGCCCGCCCATGCCATGGTTCAACGTGCGCCCGATGACCGAGGCGGACCTGAAGGCCATCTACGCCTACACCCGCTCGCTGGGTCGCGGCGGTGACCCGGCGCCCGCTTTTGTACCGCCGGGTACCAAGCCTGGCGGCCCGGTGGTGCAGTTCCCCGGCTGATCATCATGCAACGCGGTTCGCAGCGGCGGGCGAAGAATCCCCTCAGGTCTTCTCGAAAGCAGGCCCGAAAACCGTGGCCGCGAAATCCGCGAGCGTCGTCGGGGTGATCTCGGTCGGGCCTTTGTCGTACTCGCCATCGAGGCGTCCCGTGGAGAAGGCCGTGCTCATTTCTGCGAGCTGCGCGGCGGCGTCCGCAGAGAAGCCCTGCTGCATCAGCGCTGCCCTGCCCTCTTCCGGCTCGGACTGGACATACGCGAGATCCGGCTTGCCGATGGCCGCGCCGAGCAGCCCCGTGGCTTCTTTCATCGTGTAAAGGCTTGGCGCGCGCAGATGGAGCACGCGCTTGCCCTTGCCTGACGGCGTACGCAGCTCTCGCGCCACGACTCGTGCGATGTCCCCGGTGGCCACCATCGGCAGCGGTGCATCGGGCGCAGTCATGTCCGCATACACACCGATGGTCCGGATCATCTCTATCGCGATCAGGTGGTTCTCGAAGAAGTAACCCGGCCGCAGGTGCAGCACGTCCACACCGGCGAGTTCATCCAGCCGCCGCTCCTGCCGATGCAGCCCCGCAATCGGGCCCGTCCCCGAGCCCAGGTGCGCACCGACGCTGCTCAGATTCACAACGCGTGTCAGGCCAGCCGCAGCGATGGCGCGCGTGATTGCATGGCCCAGCCGATCCTGCTCGGCCGCCATGTCGTGCGCTGCGTAGTCGGTAGGGATCATCGTGTAGGCAGCCGTCGCGCCGGCGAATGCCTGGGCCAGGAAGCCCGCATCGCCGATGTCGCCGGCCGCGATATCCGCACCCGCAGCCTTGACAGAAGCGAGCGATCCCGCATTGCGACCGACGACGCGTACCGGTGTCCCCTGTCCAAGCAGCAGTGCCGCGACCTTGGACGTGATGTTGCCGTTGGAGCCGAGGAGCACGTACATGGCAGTTCCCTTCATGGGTGATGTTGCGATGGGTGCCATGGTGCGCGTCGCGGTTGTTTTCAGAAAGCGCCTGCAAGAGAATTCATTGTCCAGTTCTGGAGAACAATTGCATGAAGGCTCCTGCCATCTCCTTTGCCCGCCTGGCGGCCTTCGTTGCAGTTGCCGAGGCTGGAAGCTTCACTGCGGCTGCCGAACGTCTGAACACGGCCAAGTCCGCAGTCAGCCAGGCGGTGGCGGTGCTCGAGCGGGAGTTGGGCACGCAGCTGCTGCAGCGATCCACGCGCAAGCTCGCGATCACCGAAGCTGGGGAAGCATTTCTCTCCGACTGCCGTCAGCTGCTGGCCGGCGCCGAGGCCGCAATGGAGCGGGCACGCACCGGGCACGCGCAACCTTCGGGGACCTTGCGGCTCACCAGCCCCCAGGGATCGGCCGGCATGGTGGCCCGCTGGATCGCGACTTACAGCGAACGCTATCCCGCCATGCGCGTGGACTATGTGCCCACGGACCGCAGGCTCGACCTGATCGCCGAGCACTTCGATCTCGCGATCCGCGTCGGACCGATGGCTGATTCCGGCCTTCGCGCGGTGGTGCTCGAGGAACTCGGGCTCTGGACGGTCGCGGCGGCCAGCTACCTTGCCCGGCATGGCACGCCGCGCAAGCCCACGGAGCTTGCGGGCCATGAGTGGATCGCGCTGTCGCTGCTGCCCGCGCCGTGGTCGATCGATTTCGAGCGCGGCGGCCGCAAGCTGCGTGTGAAGCTGCGCGGCTCGATATCAGCGGCGAGCACGGACGCCGTGCTGCAACTGGTGAGCCAAGGCGCAGGTATCTCCTTTTTCCCCAGTACGGCAGACCTGCGTGCTGAGGTGGAAGCCGGGCGCCTCGTTCGCCTCTTTCCCGGCTGGGCGTCGGGGCGCATGTTTCTCTACGCGGCGTATCCGGGCAACATCGCACCTCCCGCGAAGACGCGCGCGTTCATCGATCTTGCGAAGGAAGCGGTGCGGTCTGCGGGACCCTAGGGTGCGGCAAGGCATGCGCCGCCGAGTCGCTCACTCCGGCTCTCCTCCAGTCTTTGATGAGGAAGATCTTTCCGAGGAAAAAACGGCTTCACCAGGGCTGGTCTGTCGGCAGCACGAACAGTTCGGCCACATTGACGTGGGCCGGCGCTTGCAGCGCGAACATCACGGTGTCGGCGATGTTGTCGCAGCTCAGGAATGACATCTGGTCGCGCAGCCCCTCCATCTGATGGCGGTAGCCCTCGTCGGAGATGTGATTGAACAGCTCCGTGTCGACCGCGCCTGGCTGGATGCTGGTGACCCGGATGTTGTGCTTCTTGCCGACTTCCAGGCGCAGGCCTTCGGTGAATGCGGAGACGGCATGCTTGGTCGCGCAATAGACGGCAAGGCCGGCAAATACCTTGCGGCCGGCAATCGACGACGTATTGACGATGTGGCCGGATCCCCGCTCGATCAGATGAGGTAGCGCTGCAGCCGTGCTGTTCATCAGGCCCTTCACGTTGACGTCCACCATGCGATGCCATTCGCCGACCTTCAAGGCTTCGACGTCCGAGATCGGCATGAGGCCGGCATTGTTGAACACGATGTCCAGTCCGCCGTAGGCTTGCACCAGCTTTGCCACGCCCGCTTCCACGGATGCACGGTCGACGACATCCATCTCGATGGCGATGGCTTCGCCCCCGTTCGTCCTGATCTGGTCGGCCAGCTTGTCGAGGCGGACGACGCGGCGAGCGGCGAGTCCGACCTTCGCTCCCGCTGCCGCCAGCTTGAGCGCCGTAGCGGCGCCGATGCCGCTCGATGCACCAGTGACCAAAGCGATTTTTCCATTGAGTTCCATGACAGCTCCTTACGGTAGTTAAGTTGAAGGCGCGGCGGCTGCAGACTCGGGTTGTCTGTGCAGCTGCCACGGTTGTCATGGTGCCGAGCGGGGTCCGAGCGGTCGCTCGTCGAATTGCTGCCGATATCGAAGATTTGCTGCGAAGGCCAGGTGCCGGTCAGCGCCCATGCCGGTAGTCGCTTGGGAGCACGCCTACCTCCTTGCGAAACACCTGCGCAAAGTGGCTGGGGCTCGCGTACCCGACCTCCAGCCCGATCTCCACAATGGGCGTCTGTGTCTCCCTCAGAAGACGCCGTGCACGCTCCATGCGCAGCCGTGTCAGGTATTGAGAGGGGGAGAAGCCGGTGCTCTTCTTGAAAGATCGCGAAAAATGGGACTCGCTGAGCTGCACCGCCTTTGCAAGGTGCTTGAGATCGAGTTCCTGATCGATGCGCTCCTGCATCGCTGCGAGCACCCGGTGGATCTTGAAAGCCGGCAGTCCCCCGTGCGGGGTTGCCGGATGCTGCGTGTCGCTTGCGTAGGTTCTCACCAGATGAACGGCAAGGCTGCTCGCGAGGCCTTGCACAAGCATGGTGCTCGGCGTACGGCGCTCCAGCAGCTCGCAGCAAAGGATGCCCAGCTGGTTGGCGATGACCTCGTCCGCGGCGCCGGAGACCTCTCTGAGCGGGACGAGCGGGCTCTCCGGTCCTTGGACATCGGTGGCCGCCCTTTTCATCAACGGAAGCCCCAGATAGACGTGCATCACCCGAAACGGCTCGCTTGTCAGCGTGCGCCACCGCAGCTCGCATGGGCGCGGCGAGGTCTGCAGAAAGAACTCTCCTGCGCGCACCTTGTTGGCCATCCATTCGCCTTCAAGCTGCCGCTCCTCCACCAGCGCCGAACCGGAGACGACCCATACGATGAGCGGCTCCGGAACAGCCGGAATGAGCAAGCTTTCCTGGACCGGCCGCCTCGTGAAAATCTGGACCAGAAGGTCTCGCCACGGCTTGCCCTTGCTTGTCGCAACGAGGTCCCCGGGCACACGCTCGTCGAGCGCTTCGGCGGTACTGAGTTGAAGGTCCATG
This genomic window from Variovorax sp. V93 contains:
- a CDS encoding SDR family oxidoreductase; its protein translation is MELNGKIALVTGASSGIGAATALKLAAAGAKVGLAARRVVRLDKLADQIRTNGGEAIAIEMDVVDRASVEAGVAKLVQAYGGLDIVFNNAGLMPISDVEALKVGEWHRMVDVNVKGLMNSTAAALPHLIERGSGHIVNTSSIAGRKVFAGLAVYCATKHAVSAFTEGLRLEVGKKHNIRVTSIQPGAVDTELFNHISDEGYRHQMEGLRDQMSFLSCDNIADTVMFALQAPAHVNVAELFVLPTDQPW
- a CDS encoding helix-turn-helix domain-containing protein yields the protein MDLQLSTAEALDERVPGDLVATSKGKPWRDLLVQIFTRRPVQESLLIPAVPEPLIVWVVSGSALVEERQLEGEWMANKVRAGEFFLQTSPRPCELRWRTLTSEPFRVMHVYLGLPLMKRAATDVQGPESPLVPLREVSGAADEVIANQLGILCCELLERRTPSTMLVQGLASSLAVHLVRTYASDTQHPATPHGGLPAFKIHRVLAAMQERIDQELDLKHLAKAVQLSESHFSRSFKKSTGFSPSQYLTRLRMERARRLLRETQTPIVEIGLEVGYASPSHFAQVFRKEVGVLPSDYRHGR